A single region of the Camelus dromedarius isolate mCamDro1 chromosome 21, mCamDro1.pat, whole genome shotgun sequence genome encodes:
- the IL20 gene encoding interleukin-20 isoform X2, translated as MRGSGLPLCLLSAVFSLSWAPSASLKTLHLGSCVITTNLQGIRSGFAEIQSSVQTKDEILDIRILKKTHSLQDTTPAYQCCLLRHILRLYLDRVFKNYQTPDHHVLRKVSSLANSFLAIKKDLRLCLQPQAAVVKALGELDILLRWIEAID; from the exons ATGAGAGGTTCTGGtcttcccctctgccttctctctgctgtgttttctctctcctgggcacCTTCTGCCAGTCTAAAGACACTCCATTTGGGAAGCTGTGTGATCACCACAAACCTTCAGGGAATTCGAAGTGGATTTGCGGAGATACAGAGCAGTGTG CAAACCAAAGATGAAATCCTTGACATCAGAATCTTGAAGAAGACTCACTCTTTGCAAGACACAACG CCTGCATATCAGTGCTGCCTCCTCCGCCACATACTGAGACTCTACCTGGACAGGGTGTTCAAAAACTACCAGACCCCTGACCACCATGTCCTCCGGAAGGTCAGCAGTCTCGCCAACTCGTTTCTTGCCATCAAGAAGGACCTCCGGCTCTGT CTTCAGCCTCAGGCAGCGGTGGTGAAGGCTTTGGGGGAGCTGGACATTCTCCTGCGATGGATAGAGGCGATTGACTAG
- the IL20 gene encoding interleukin-20 isoform X1, producing the protein MRGSGLPLCLLSAVFSLSWAPSASLKTLHLGSCVITTNLQGIRSGFAEIQSSVQTKDEILDIRILKKTHSLQDTTPAYQCCLLRHILRLYLDRVFKNYQTPDHHVLRKVSSLANSFLAIKKDLRLCHAHLTCPCGEEAMEKYSQILSHFEELQPQAAVVKALGELDILLRWIEAID; encoded by the exons ATGAGAGGTTCTGGtcttcccctctgccttctctctgctgtgttttctctctcctgggcacCTTCTGCCAGTCTAAAGACACTCCATTTGGGAAGCTGTGTGATCACCACAAACCTTCAGGGAATTCGAAGTGGATTTGCGGAGATACAGAGCAGTGTG CAAACCAAAGATGAAATCCTTGACATCAGAATCTTGAAGAAGACTCACTCTTTGCAAGACACAACG CCTGCATATCAGTGCTGCCTCCTCCGCCACATACTGAGACTCTACCTGGACAGGGTGTTCAAAAACTACCAGACCCCTGACCACCATGTCCTCCGGAAGGTCAGCAGTCTCGCCAACTCGTTTCTTGCCATCAAGAAGGACCTCCGGCTCTGT CATGCCCATTTGACATGCCCTTGTGGAGAGGAAGCAATGGAAAAATACAGCCAGATTCTGAGTCACTTCGAAGAG CTTCAGCCTCAGGCAGCGGTGGTGAAGGCTTTGGGGGAGCTGGACATTCTCCTGCGATGGATAGAGGCGATTGACTAG